One segment of Chelmon rostratus isolate fCheRos1 chromosome 17, fCheRos1.pri, whole genome shotgun sequence DNA contains the following:
- the ier2a gene encoding immediate early response gene 2 protein: MEVSAEAKRIMIVALGKLYSSRTQRGGLRLHRSLLLTLVMKSARDMYHAAQATTGSVASGCEQQHYTAEPHPELQGPAYPATGKPRISPREEVVGPPTGAEDKENLCPTGPAQHSRKRRGKAAVEPDFLPCKKAKLEQGSCPQQLAVNPLLMDYAKCSSELGAPPTPMPLQRAIAAC; encoded by the coding sequence ATGGAGGTCAGCGCCGAGGCCAAGAGGATCATGATCGTTGCTTTGGGGAAATTGTACAGCTCCCGCACCCAGCGAGGGGGTCTCCGTCTCCACCGGAGCCTCCTCCTGACCCTGGTGATGAAATCCGCCCGGGACATGTACCATGCGGCCCAGGCGACGACAGGAAGTGTTGCATCGGGATGTGAACAGCAACACTACACGGCTGAGCCTCACCCGGAGCTCCAGGGTCCCGCTTATCCTGCCACCGGAAAGCCTCGGATTTCACCCCGAGAGGAGGTCGTAGGTCCCCCCACCGGCGCAGAGGACAAGGAGAACCTGTGCCCGACCGGCCCGGCGCAGCACTCGAGGAAAAGACGGGGCAAAGCGGCCGTGGAGCCGGACTTTCTGCCGTGTAAGAAAGCAAAACTCGAGCAGGGAAGCTGCCCTCAGCAGCTCGCAGTAAATCCACTTCTAATGGACTACGCGAAGTGCAGCAGTGAGCTGGGAGCTCCCCCGACCCCCATGCCTCTACAGAGAGCCATCGCAGCGTGTTGA